From the Verrucomicrobiia bacterium genome, the window CAAAACAGCTTCCCCCTCGCCCCCCTCCCTGCCACCTCCGCCCGGGCCGGCACCCCCCATGTCCTCGGCCGCGACACCACCCTGGGACTGATCAACCTTTTGCGCCGCGGCCTCCCCCCTCGCCGCCTCCTCCGCGTCTGCCTCGAACATTGGAAGGATAGCGCCGGACGCCGCGCCGCCCCTGCGATCACTCAGGCCATGGAACAACGCGTGGCCGAATTCGAACAAACCCCCGCCCGCCTGGCCCAGCCACTGCAAGTTTATCTGGAATTGTCCCGGCTGGCCGAAGCCCAACGCCGACGCCGCCCCACTCACCCCCAAACCTGAAACCCTACTCTTTTATGATGGAACATCCCTTCGCCTGGCAGGAACTCCTGGCGCGCGCCCGCGCCGAAATCCAAAAAGTCATCATCGGTCAGGACCAGGTCATTGACCACGCCCTGATCGCCATCCTCACCGGCCAACACGCCCTCGTCGAGGGCGTCCCCGGCGTCGCCAAAACCCTCCTCGTCCGCACCCTCGCCGCCGTCCTCCATTGCCAGTTCGCCCGCATCCAGTTCACCCCGGACTTGATGCCCTCCGACATCACCGGCACCAACGTCTTCAACCTCCAGCGCAACGAGTTCACCCTCATCAAAGGCCCCGTCTTCACCGATTTCCTGCTCGCCGACGAAATCAACCGCGCCCCCGCCAAAACCCAGGCCGCCCTCCTCCAGGCCATGCAGGAACGGGCCGTCACCATCGACCGCGAAACCCACCCCCTCTCCCCGGATTTCACCGTCTTCGCCACCCAAAACCCCATCGAGTACGAGGGCACCTACCCGCTCCCCGAAGCCCAAAAGGACCGCTTCATGCTCAAAATCATCATGCCCTGCCCCGGCCGCGACGAGGAATTAACCCTCGCCCGCCGCATGTTGCAAAACGATGCCCCGGAAAGCGTCCTCGCCCGCGGTGCCGTCCAGCCCGTCATCGGCCCCCATGACCTGCAAAAGCTCCGCGCCGTCCTCGCCACCATCACCCTCCGCGACGAACTGGTTTCCTACCTGTTGGATTTAGTCCGGGCCACCCGCGACCACGAAGCCCTCCTCGCCGGCGCCGGCCCCCGCGCCACCCAAAGCCTCCTCCTCGCCAGCCGCGCCGCCGCCGCCCTGGCCGGACGCGACTTCGTCACCCCGGACGACATCAAAGCCCTCGCCATCCCCATCCTCGAACACCGCCTCGTCCTCCGCCCCGAGTTTGAAATTGAAGGGCTCTCCGTCCGCGAAGTCATCGAACGCATCCTCCAGGAAACCCCCGTCCCCCGATGATCGTCCCCGCCCCGCGCCTGTTAAAAACCGTCGCCCTGGCCGGCCTGCCCTTGAGCCTCCTGGCCGCCGCCGCCCCCCATTGGACCGGCCTCTGCCTCCTGGCCGGCCTGCTCCTCGCCGTCATCTTCCTCCTCGACGCCTGGCGCGCCCCCCGTGCCGCGCACCACCTCGAAATCCTCGCCCCTCCCCTCCTCCGTCTCGCCAAAGACCGCCCCAGCCCCCTGCAAATCCGCCTGCGCCACGCCGCCCCGCTGCCCCAACGCGTCCGCCTGGCCCTCCCCTGGCCGCCAGAAATCCTCGCCTCTCCTGATGAGTTTTCCCTCCTCCTGCCCCCCGGCGCCGCCTGGTCCCTCGCCCGCGGCACCCTCCGCTCCCCACGCCGCGGACGTTACACCCTCGACTGGGCCGGCCTCGAAACCGATTCCCCCTGGGGCTTCTGGTGGGTCCGCCGCAAACAACCCCTCCGCCTCGAAATCCGCGTTTACCCCAGCCTCGACCGCGAACGCTCCGCCCTCTCCTCCCTCTTCCTCCGCCGCGGCATTAGCGGCGTCCATGCCGTCCGCCAGGTCGGCAAGGGACGCGAATTCGAGCTCCTGCGCGAATACCTCCCCGGCGACAGTTATGAGGACATCCACTGGAAAGCCACCGCCCGCCGCGCCCGCCCCATCACCAAGGTGTACCAAATCGAAAAAACTCAGGAAATCTACGTGCTCCTCGATGCCTCTCGCCTCAGCGGCCGCCCCGCCGCTCGCTCCCTCACCACCCCTGCCGATTCCCCGGACCCCGCCTCCCTCGAAACCGCCTTCGAGCGCTACGTCACCGCCGCCCTCGTCCTCGGCCTCGCCGCCGAGCAGCAAGGCGATCATTTCGGATTCCTCTCCTTCAGCGATAAAATTGAACGCTTCGTGCGCGCCCGCAGCGGACGCCATCATTACCAAACCTGCCGCGATGCCCTCTACACCCTCATGCCCCAGGAAGTTGCCCCAGATTTTGATGAAGTCGCCACCTTCCTCCGCCTCCGCCTCCGCCGCCGCGCCCTCTTAATCTTCCTGACCAGCTTGGAAGACCCCCTCCTGGCCGAGAGTTTCAGCCGCCATCTCGACATGCTCTGCCGCCAGCACCTCCTCCTCGTGGCCATGCTCCAGCCACCCCTCGCCCGCCCCCTCTTCAGCTCGCCCCACGTCAACCACCTGGACGACCTCTACCTCCATCTGGCCGGTCATCTGCAATGGTGGAAGCTGCAGGAATTGGAACGCTCCCTCGCCCGCCGCGGCGTCCGCCTCGTCATGCTGCCTCACGAGGAATTGAGCGCCGGCCTGGTCTCCCAGTACCTCGCCATCAAACGCCGCCAGTTGCTCTAATCGCCCCCGCCGGTCTCTCCCCCTCTCGCGTTATTTGGCCCCCTGATCTATCCACGCACGAATCAAACCCACCTGCTCCTTCGTCAGCGGCTCGCCCTTGCCCTCCGGCGGCATGTGGTGATCCGGATCCTCCGATACCCGCGCCACCGCCATCACCAGCGCGCTCTCCGCGCTCTTGCCCGGCACCACCGCCTTCCCCTTCCCGCTCTTCAGCGTGGCCTCCAAACTGTCCAGCCGCACCCGCCCCTTTTGCTTCTCCGGACCATGACACTCAATGCACGATTTCTCAAATATCGGCTTGATGTCCTTCTCGTACGTCAGCCCTTTCTTCTCCGACGGCGGCGGCAGTTTGTCCGCCACCTCCGCCGCCATCATGGCCAGCGCCCCGGCCAGTGCCACGCCGCCCGTGACCCAGATCAAACGATGCTTTTTCATGCGCTGCAATATATAGCACCACCCCCGCCAACTGCCACTAATTCTAATCATCTGGATGCTCCCATCTTATGCCAATTTTTTCCGCGGCTGGCCAAATCCAGCTCTCCCACTCCACCTCGCGCCTCCTCCACCTCGCGCCTTCCGGCCTTGCCCATTCTCTTTTCTGCGCTCCCAGAGCACTTCCGCTCCCGACCTCCTCCCTATGCTCTCCCACGTATGGCCCACACCGGCCAGCCACCTACCACCGCTCCAGCCCCGGCGGCAGAACCCCTCGCCGCCCTCGCCACCCTTGCCACCACCGCCGCCCAGCTCGCCCAACACCTCCTC encodes:
- a CDS encoding MoxR family ATPase: MMEHPFAWQELLARARAEIQKVIIGQDQVIDHALIAILTGQHALVEGVPGVAKTLLVRTLAAVLHCQFARIQFTPDLMPSDITGTNVFNLQRNEFTLIKGPVFTDFLLADEINRAPAKTQAALLQAMQERAVTIDRETHPLSPDFTVFATQNPIEYEGTYPLPEAQKDRFMLKIIMPCPGRDEELTLARRMLQNDAPESVLARGAVQPVIGPHDLQKLRAVLATITLRDELVSYLLDLVRATRDHEALLAGAGPRATQSLLLASRAAAALAGRDFVTPDDIKALAIPILEHRLVLRPEFEIEGLSVREVIERILQETPVPR
- a CDS encoding DUF58 domain-containing protein, which translates into the protein MIVPAPRLLKTVALAGLPLSLLAAAAPHWTGLCLLAGLLLAVIFLLDAWRAPRAAHHLEILAPPLLRLAKDRPSPLQIRLRHAAPLPQRVRLALPWPPEILASPDEFSLLLPPGAAWSLARGTLRSPRRGRYTLDWAGLETDSPWGFWWVRRKQPLRLEIRVYPSLDRERSALSSLFLRRGISGVHAVRQVGKGREFELLREYLPGDSYEDIHWKATARRARPITKVYQIEKTQEIYVLLDASRLSGRPAARSLTTPADSPDPASLETAFERYVTAALVLGLAAEQQGDHFGFLSFSDKIERFVRARSGRHHYQTCRDALYTLMPQEVAPDFDEVATFLRLRLRRRALLIFLTSLEDPLLAESFSRHLDMLCRQHLLLVAMLQPPLARPLFSSPHVNHLDDLYLHLAGHLQWWKLQELERSLARRGVRLVMLPHEELSAGLVSQYLAIKRRQLL